The genomic window ACTTCGTTGCGTCGCAGGGCCGCTGCGAGAACCGACCGGGCACGCGCCGTGCGCGCCAGCAGCACGATTCCCGATGTTCCACGCCCCAGGCGATGCACGGGAGTGGCTTCGGGACAGGCCCGCCTGACCAGGGCGAGGAGCGTGTTATCGAGAAAGCCGCCCGCGGGGACCGTGGGAAGACCCCGAGGCTTCGCGACCGCCAGGAGGTCCTCATCGGCGTGCAGGACGGCATATGCGAGCGGCACGTCCGGCTCTTCCCAGGGCGGACGCCGCCAGGCCAGCCACTGGCCCGGTTTCAGAACGACGCTCCCTCGTGCCCGCCGGCCATCCAGGCAGACTTCACCGTTCTCCAGCCGAGCCATCCATTCCGCCTCCGAGGAATGGCGGTATGCGGCGGCCAGGTACTCCCGGACCGTAAGACCGGCCCCTCGCGCGTCGATCCGCTCCCGGTATTCGTACCCCTGGTTCAATCCCAAGCCTTGAGCCTTCCTCCGAAATGCCGCCCGTTTGGATTTCCACGTTCACGACCGTTGGGCCGTTCCCCCTGCTGCATGCACTCCCTTCGCACCGCGCCGGCAATGTCGCTCCCGGGTGAAGAAGCAATCCCGGGACGTTCCGCGCGTCCCTTGCGCGATTCCCGAAACCGGGCCGCGTCGAACCCCGTCCTCGCCGCCTGGTGTTCAACGCATTCACGGTACATCGCCGGAGCGAAGCCTATCACCTCCTTGGGGACAAAATCCAGCCAAAAGGCGAATCGCTACCCAGCTGCCGCGCGAAACGACGTTTCAAAGCGTTTCCGGTGCAGCCCGGCACGAACGGCGCGGGATGCGGGCCTGCCGGGACCAAAAAAATGAGTTGACGGGCGCCCCTGTTATATAAATAATTGTTTATGTACTGATTCAAGCGAGGAAACGCGGGAAGGCGGGCATTTCACAGGAGTCGAAGATCGGCCGTGGAGCGGCCGGCAGGGCGCGGCCCGCCCGTGCACCGGGCAGCCATCCACTCCGGAACGAAAGGGAGAGCCGAAGCGATGTCGCAATCCGACGGTGCAAAACGTACACCCACCGATAAGGCCATGGGAATCGGCGGTCTATCTCGCGGTCGAGTCGCTCGGAAAGGACCGGCTTTGCAGCGCGAACACCTGCAGTCGGCGGCCGATCTGGCCAAGAGCCTCTCCGATGAAAACCGGCTGCGCATTCTGGATTGCATCAGCAGGGGAAAGCAATCGGTCGGCGGCATCGCCAAAGAACTGAGTTTGTCGCAGCCGCTCGTTTCCCACCATCTTCGCGAGCTGAGACGCACCCTGCTCGTCAAGATCGAGCGCAACGGAGCGTTCGTCTACTATGAGTTGAGCGATCCGAGAACCCTCGACGTCGTCAGGATGCTGGGCGCGATTGCCAAAGATTCGCTTTCGAACAGGAATACGTTCTGACCTGCGCAAGGGGTCGATCATCATGGACAGCTTCTTGAAGATGCTTGACGAAACGGTCCCGGAGGCGGCTCGACCGCCCCGGAATTTCGGTGCGTTCCCCGGGAAAGTGGAGTGTGTTTCATTTTGAAGGTGGAACGGGAGGGCAGGCTTCCACCGGAAGTCCGGCCCGCTCACGCTGATAAGGGCTCAACATGCGAAGTCGGAAGTGGCTGATCGTGACGCTGTCGGCGGCCGCCGCCGCCGCAGGCGCGCTGTGGCTCACCGGATGTGCGGTCTCCCCGGTGGACGTTCCCTCGGTGGACGCGCCGAACGGCCCCGCCACCCCACTCCAGGGCTGGACCATGATATGGACGCTTCTGGGGATCTTCGCCGGCGGCATGGCCCTCAATCTCACCCCTTGTGTTTATCCGCTGATTCCCATCACCGTCTCGTATTTCGGCGGGAGGGCGACGGGGGCCGGCACCGCCCCGGGATCGGTCGTCGCGCACGGTTTGTGCTACGTGGCCGGCCTGGCGGTCACGAATTCCCTGCTGGGTGTCGTCGCGGCCCTGACCGGCGGGCTCATGGGCGGCCTGTTGCAGAACCCCCTGGTGCTCTCGGCCGTCGCCGTCATTCTCGTCGTCTTTGCGACGAGCCTCTTCGGTTTTTGGGAGCTCCGGTTGCCGGCCGGCCTCACGCAAGCGGCGGCGAAGCCCTATCCGGGGTACTTCGGCAGCGTGTTCATGGGTTTGACCCTGGGGATCGTCACCGCTCCGTGTATCGGCCCGTTCGTGTTGGGTCTCATCACCTGGGTGGCCGGTATCGGAAGCCCCTTGTTCGGTTTTCTCGTTTTCTTCACGTTGAGCCTCGGCCTGGGGTGCCCTCTGTTCGTCCTGGCCGTGTTTTCGGGGTATCTCGACCGGCTGCCCCGCTCGGGCGGATGGATGGTCTGGGTGAGAAAGCTCATGGGCTGGGTGCTGATCGGCATGGCCGCTCACCTTGTGAGCCCTGTTCTTCCGGTTTTCGCTGAAACCTGGCTGCTCGCGGCAGTGGCCGTGGCCGCCGGGGTGCACCTGGGATGGGTCGACCGAACCATGGACGACTCGCAGGCCTTCCTCCGGACGAAAGCCGCCACGGGCCTGATATGTTTTGCGCTGGCCGCGTTCCTGGCGGCTTCGGGGACGATGCGCGGCGCGGGCGTGGAATGGAAACCCTATTCCGAGGAGAATCTACAGGAGGCACAGAGGCTGAAAAGGCCTGTCGTCATCGACTTCTACGCCGCCTGGTGCATGCCGTGCAGGGAACTCGAGCGATTCACCTTCAGCGATTCTTCCGTGGTGGAACGCGCCCGGAACGGCTTCGCCATGCTCAAGGTGGATCTCACCGCCGGAGGGGATCCTCTGCATCGGCGGCTTATGCAGCAGTACGGAATCCGGGGCGTCCCGACCGTCGTCTTCCTGGACGCGGCAGGGCGCGAGCGCAAGGATTTGCGCGTGGTCGGCTACATCCCTCCCGAACGTTTTCTCGGCCTCATGGACGCGCTCGCAAAGGCGGGGAGCTGAGAAAGGAACGGAACCCCGTGTGGAAGGTCCCGCACCTTTTTTGTCGCCGGCCTTCCACATTCCCCGCCGGACGGGCACCCCTTTGCGCCGGTATACCCTATCCCCGGCCTGCCGATCGGACCGCGAACGACCGCTTTCACCCAATCTCTACAGACCTGTAACATCCCCGTAACATTCCCTGCCTATGATCAGAGCCGGAACACGCGTCGGACCGGTTCCGGCGAAAGTGTGCGGTTTGTTTGAACGGACAACGGAAATCTCAATTCAGATGGAGGACTATCGTTATGAAATCGAAATGGCTGATTCCGGCTGTGCTGCTCCTTGTCTGCCTGATCGCAACCGGAGCCCGCGCGGGTTCGCTCAAGGTGGACGGCTCGACCACGGTGCTGCCCATCGCTCAGAAGGTTGCGGAAGCTTTTATGAAGGAGTTTCCCGACGTCGCCATTTCCGTTTCCGGGGGCGGCTCCGGGAATGGGATCAAGGCACTCATCGACGGCCTCGCCGACATCGCCGACAGCTCCCGCTTCATCAAGGATGAAGAGGTCAAGCTCGCCGTCCAGAAAGGCGCCTATCCGGTCCCTTTTGCCGTCGCCCACGATTGCATCGTCCCGGTGGTGAACCCGGCCAATAGCCTGACGGACATCAAGATGGATCAGCTCAAGGACATTTACATGGGCAAGATCAGGAACTGGAAGGAGTTGGGCGGAGCGGCCGGCGAAATCGTGGTCATCTCCCGCGACACATCGTCCGGCACCTATGAAGTATGGGAAGAGAAGGTCATGAAAAAGGAGCGTGTTTTCCCCGGCGCTCTCCTTCAGGCTTCCAACGGCGCCATCGTTCAGGCCGTATCGAAGAACAAGAACGCCATCGGCTATGTGGGGATCGGGTACCTGGACAAGAGCGTCAAGGGACTCACGGTGAACGGCGTTCCGGGCAACGAGGAGACCACGCTGAACGGCAGGTTCCCCATTTCGCGCGCGCTGTACATGTTCACCCGCGGCTGGCCGACCGGCGACGCCCTCAAGCTGATCAACTACGTGCTGCACCCGCTCAAGGGGCAGAAAATCGTGAAAGAAGCCGGTTTCGTCCCCCTGTATTAGCCGAGGGCATGGTCCGGCGCACGGCAGCCTTTCACCGCGACAGGCGGGAGAAGGTTTGAGGGACTGTACCGATGATCGCAAAGCGTCAAACCAGAGAGCGGTTGATCCGCCTGATCTTTCTTCTCACCGCATCGATTTCCATCCTGGTGCTTTCCACGATAGTGCTC from Syntrophobacter fumaroxidans MPOB includes these protein-coding regions:
- a CDS encoding pseudouridine synthase encodes the protein MGLNQGYEYRERIDARGAGLTVREYLAAAYRHSSEAEWMARLENGEVCLDGRRARGSVVLKPGQWLAWRRPPWEEPDVPLAYAVLHADEDLLAVAKPRGLPTVPAGGFLDNTLLALVRRACPEATPVHRLGRGTSGIVLLARTARARSVLAAALRRNEVTRTYRALAGGVPGRDAFTVGSPIGPVPHPLLGSVHAANPSGRPALSLVEVLERRTGCSVVGVRIKTGRPHQIRIHLACAGHPLVGDPLYAPGGMIVEGGCALPGDPGYLLHAESLRLLHPATGEPFELWCRPPPELRLRSE
- the tsoR gene encoding ArsR/SmtB-type metalloregulator TsoR, encoding MQREHLQSAADLAKSLSDENRLRILDCISRGKQSVGGIAKELSLSQPLVSHHLRELRRTLLVKIERNGAFVYYELSDPRTLDVVRMLGAIAKDSLSNRNTF
- a CDS encoding protein-disulfide reductase DsbD family protein — its product is MRSRKWLIVTLSAAAAAAGALWLTGCAVSPVDVPSVDAPNGPATPLQGWTMIWTLLGIFAGGMALNLTPCVYPLIPITVSYFGGRATGAGTAPGSVVAHGLCYVAGLAVTNSLLGVVAALTGGLMGGLLQNPLVLSAVAVILVVFATSLFGFWELRLPAGLTQAAAKPYPGYFGSVFMGLTLGIVTAPCIGPFVLGLITWVAGIGSPLFGFLVFFTLSLGLGCPLFVLAVFSGYLDRLPRSGGWMVWVRKLMGWVLIGMAAHLVSPVLPVFAETWLLAAVAVAAGVHLGWVDRTMDDSQAFLRTKAATGLICFALAAFLAASGTMRGAGVEWKPYSEENLQEAQRLKRPVVIDFYAAWCMPCRELERFTFSDSSVVERARNGFAMLKVDLTAGGDPLHRRLMQQYGIRGVPTVVFLDAAGRERKDLRVVGYIPPERFLGLMDALAKAGS
- a CDS encoding phosphate ABC transporter substrate-binding protein; translation: MKSKWLIPAVLLLVCLIATGARAGSLKVDGSTTVLPIAQKVAEAFMKEFPDVAISVSGGGSGNGIKALIDGLADIADSSRFIKDEEVKLAVQKGAYPVPFAVAHDCIVPVVNPANSLTDIKMDQLKDIYMGKIRNWKELGGAAGEIVVISRDTSSGTYEVWEEKVMKKERVFPGALLQASNGAIVQAVSKNKNAIGYVGIGYLDKSVKGLTVNGVPGNEETTLNGRFPISRALYMFTRGWPTGDALKLINYVLHPLKGQKIVKEAGFVPLY